The genomic stretch TTTATTCTTATATAGCAGTTTTAAGTATACATATAGATTTCaatctaaaattttgaaaatgtttgatTTGTGTTACCATATTGCAAAAATTATATGTTTTTATGATTAACATACATTtacttgtcaaaaaaaaaaaaaaaaaaagggaaatacACCTTATAGATACTAACTACTAAGTTTTTAAAGCATTTTCAATTTactatcattttttaaaaaaatatgatgcATTTCTTTCCTAAGTTTTTTCCACGATAAATTCTAGCTGATTAACTGACTCTATAAAATTTTATGGTTTTCTTAAGATTTAtgaaattttcaataatttttttaaattagattGTTGAGCATTAAAGGAGTAGATTGAAATTGAGTTCGAGTTCAACTAATTATTTTGATGTAGTTGACAAAAGATCTACGTTAGTTCTTAACTTGTAATTTTGATGATCATAACATCATACGGTCAGACGATCATGAAATTATATGTCCTCGTATCCCTTTGCCGATCAAATGATCATGACATCCTTGAGATGTGTGCAACATCTTTGAGATGTGATTTGGTCCGTCTGATTGATGAGCAGAACATAAGGGGATATATGATTTCAGAATATAGGATCTGAATTCGATaattaaggatttttttttcacctgtgaaaaaaaattatatagtaTCTTACTTAAACCGTGTAAAATTTGTATATTATACGAAATTAAACTGCATTAAAATCAATTATATGTGTCATCTCTAATAAAGGAGACTTCGTATATGTGTTTATCCCATAGTTAAAATCAAcagaagaaaataaatttattcatACAAAAGTAAGAATAATCAGACAAAAATATTATGAAAGCAAAAAATAGCATGACTGTTATTGAAAACCCAATCAACCAATCTCACACAAGCTAAATTAAAGAAGACAAAATAGCGAACATATCCATGCCCCAAAGGCCCAAGCTTCTTCTTGAAATTGATCATCAATCCGAGCCGAGAGATTCAAGTTTTGTCTTTAAGGTCACACAATCATTGAGCTTGTGAAATCACTCCCTGTACAGTGTACAGATACGAACAGAAAGATTATACAATTTTACATATTGCATAAAATGCTAAATCATTTTCGAATGTTCATTTCTTTCCTATTGACAGAGTAGATAATAAATAATTTGATACAAAAATACATATCAGAAATGGGTATTACCTAAAATAAGGGGTGAGGGAATCTTTAGTGCTCTCATCATCCCAATCCAAGTTGTCCCACCAAGTTCGATCACCTTCAATCTCTTTTAATCTGCTTTTCAATATTTCAACCCCAAATGGTAATTTTTGGAGCCTTGGGCAATCATGCACACGCATATATTCCAAGTAGGAAAAACAGAGCGGTTGGTGTGCAATGCGATGCAGCTTTTTCATGTGACACAAAGTCAGCATCTTGATGCCAAAGTTAGAATTGGAGTTCCCAATATTACTTATTAGTTCCTCCATTTCCCAACAATCTGATATGTCTAGAAGATTAAGGCATGGGAGCTGGAGAACCCAAGAAACATTTTTCAACTTGTAACAACAATTGATGTACAGGTCGCGGAGGTTGTTGAACCCAACTCCATTCAACCAATTTTTTTCCAGTTCTTCTATTCTATCAAAAATGAGAGTCTTCAAACATCTGAAACTCGATTCACAGTCCACGCTTGCATTCATCATTAATTTGTCTCCCCGGACATTTGCAATAGTTAGACACTCGAGGTTGTCACTTAATCTGTGACTCCATTGTAACATCTGGAATTCTGAACTTAATCCGCTCATAGTGAGGTTCCATACGGAAACATTTGGTAACACGTTCAGACTTTCGAGGTTACTTGCATAAATGGCAATTCCCAGACTTAATTGGTGGCGTCCTTTGAAACGTACCAACTCATCCCACCATTGCTCACACACAGGAAATTGTTGTGTTATGTCCAACCACTTGAGCATTGGTAAATTGGAAATTATCCCATTGGGTACTGTCTTCAAATAAGTATCCCTTAGAAGCAAGTACTTCAATTTGCCGAGGCAACCAAATTCGAGCGGCAGTATAGGACAGGTTTAAATATTGAAGTTCAGTTAAGCTACCAATCTCCGTTGGAAGCTCGTTTATATCACAGTTGGAGAGATCCAAGTATGTTAAACGAGGCATGCTTGCGGACAAACTCGGAGGAATTGTTGTCAGGTGATTGTATTGGAGAATCAATATAGAAAGTTCTGAAAAAGTTGAAGCTTTGTACTCTGGTAAAGATAGAATGCGGTTCTTCATGAATGATGCTCGCTCTGCCTCCTGCCATTCCTCTTGTCTAGGCAAATTATGCAAACCAATTCCAGCTTTCACAATCCATTTCCTTTCGTTCCCCTTTAACTCAGAGACCATCAATAGCGCCATGTCTCGGATGATATCATGCATCTTCACATGATCAGCCTCGTAATAATTATGTGGTCTAGAGGAGCGCTCTAGCAAGGATGCAGCCATGAGAGTTTCCAAATAGGAGCATCCTTTGGCAAAAGCTTCATTGATTACATTAAATTCACAGATTATGCCACAACCTATCCAACATGGTATCAACTCCTTAAATTTGTGGATCTCATAATCCTCAGGCCACAAAGCGCAACACAAAAGGCATTCTTTTATCGAGTCATTTTCTAAACTGTCGTAGCTCAGCTTGAAGGCTTTATACATTACAATTGAATCTTCAGGAAGGCATACGGTTGTCCACTCATGTTCATCCCTTATTTGATGGAGAGCGTCCTTCCAAACTTCCCAAGACTTTTTCCCTGACATGGCCCGGGCGACGGTGATAAGAGCGAGCGGAAGACCTGCACATTCTTTAGCAAGGTCTTGAGCACAGGAATTGATTCCTCTATCTGAGCTGAGAACATCCTCGTCGCTATTCTCCTTAAAGAGTTGCCATGCTTGATTTGGATCCAGGCATTTGACTTTGATCTTCTTTTCTGCTTTCATTCGCCCACACAATGTCTCGCGTGAACACCACGGCTTTGCGCGGCTGCtgctgttgctgctgctgctggccTTGCTTAGTAGCTGAGTGTGCCATCCCCAACAGTTGAAGATCCAGATGTTCCCAAATGTCATCCAGAAGCAACAAACAGTTCCGGTTCTTCAAGTACTTAAACAGCTTGTCACCGCAAGTTGGTTCATCGTCACTCTTCTGCAGCGTGTTCAGTTCTAGACTCTTAGCAATATCCATTTGAAGCTTTTTCAATTGGCAGTCTTTGGAGGCCACAACCCAAATGACAAGATCAAATAATCTATGATTAGAATAGTATCTCTGGATGCTCTTGGTGGTCTTACCGACACCACCCATTCCGTAGATGCCTATGATGTCTTTTCCACCATCGATGTAGCCCACGGTCTCCTTCACATACGACTCAATCCCAACAGGCGGTCGGTGTGACATGGAAAGCATCACGGTGGGTTCTGGAAGCGCAACTGTGGCAATCGGATCCAGTGCGCCAGCTCGGCTCATCAATTCATTAGCCTCGCCGAGCTTCTTCGCCACTTTTCGGATGATGGAGCAGCAGTTTGATGACTCTCTGATAGGGATCTGATCTCCTGCTAGCTGTGTTTGACTCGACGTGCAGCCAGTTTGATTAAAGCAATTGCAACTGAAGCAACCTAACGAAACAAAGCAGGAGATGGAAACAACAACTTATATTCTCTCTCTTTCTTAGAGAAAGAGAAGGAGCAGGAGCAGGAGCAGGAGCAGGAGCTTGTAAAAGATAATTGTTCAATATGTCTGGATTATATCAAGATTCAAGACGTAATATTTCAATAAAGGTTATATAATATTAGAAATATCAtggtaatttattttaaatttatcaaaaatatatGTTATTTTAATATTTACAAAGAACgtgtatttttaaatatattttatattttattcataTGATAATTATGTCGTTTTTCACTCTCTTCTCTATTTTCTCTCTCTTATGCATGCAATCAatcttatttttcctctcttttcttcttttttcttttatttttttacatgcgTGCATGCATAACATAGGTCTGATATACATATATATCATATCAGACCTACAATATTTAgagtttagttaattttttgataacattttaatatattttgataagtcgaaataattaataaatagcatatttgaactctttacaACCGTCAGAAATCGATACAACTGATCAATTATTTATTTGGACTTCCAAGGAGGTGTAAAATTGTAATAATGAAGAATTGACAAAAATTCTAATGCATGggctgatatgattcatatcaagcTCAATATGGAAGTTTttttactaattctttcttaCTATATTTTAACACCGTCTAGAagtgttaaaataaataatggatagtatatGTAACTCCTTACAACATCATAAatccacaagaactgaaatgAGCGCAATCGAAACTTTTATACAAGATTTTTTTGTGACTAGAATTGTAGTTTGTGTGAATTATGTTTTTAGTCATATCTGAAATCACTGATGTAGGTG from Zingiber officinale cultivar Zhangliang chromosome 5B, Zo_v1.1, whole genome shotgun sequence encodes the following:
- the LOC121986922 gene encoding disease resistance protein UNI-like, coding for MSGKKSWEVWKDALHQIRDEHEWTTVCLPEDSIVMYKAFKLSYDSLENDSIKECLLCCALWPEDYEIHKFKELIPCWIGCGIICEFNVINEAFAKGCSYLETLMAASLLERSSRPHNYYEADHVKMHDIIRDMALLMVSELKGNERKWIVKAGIGLHNLPRQEEWQEAERASFMKNRILSLPEYKASTFSELSILILQYNHLTTIPPSLSASMPRLTYLDLSNCDINELPTEIVPNGIISNLPMLKWLDITQQFPVCEQWWDELVRFKGRHQLSLGIAIYASNLESLNVLPNVSVWNLTMSGLSSEFQMLQWSHRLSDNLECLTIANVRGDKLMMNASVDCESSFRCLKTLIFDRIEELEKNWLNGVGFNNLRDLYINCCYKLKNVSWVLQLPCLNLLDISDCWEMEELISNIGNSNSNFGIKMLTLCHMKKLHRIAHQPLCFSYLEYMRVHDCPRLQKLPFGVEILKSRLKEIEGDRTWWDNLDWDDESTKDSLTPYFR
- the LOC121985375 gene encoding putative disease resistance protein At5g05400, coding for MAFATINLNVDVNSCLSGLWASLRLGRPKSGIQKLEKEMARLRSKRGDIKNKIGEAEREGKIPTDEVNQWLREVEELEGQVADINQDFQSMSCFSCNCFNQTGCTSSQTQLAGDQIPIRESSNCCSIIRKVAKKLGEANELMSRAGALDPIATVALPEPTVMLSMSHRPPVGIESYVKETVGYIDGGKDIIGIYGMGGVGKTTKSIQRYYSNHRLFDLVIWVVASKDCQLKKLQMDIAKSLELNTLQKSDDEPTCGDKLFKYLKNRNCLLLLDDIWEHLDLQLLGMAHSATKQGQQQQQQQQPRKAVVFTRDIVWANESRKEDQSQMPGSKSSMATL